The Vibrio astriarenae genome contains a region encoding:
- the fabB gene encoding beta-ketoacyl-ACP synthase I: MKRVVITGMGIVSSIGNNVEEVLASLKAGKSGITASEQFKEQGLRSQVWGSLKMNPAEHIDRKKMRFMGDAAAYAYLSMEQAIADSGLTEEQVSNERTGIVAGSGGASSLNQVAAVDILREKGVKRVGPYMVPRTMASTVSACLATPFKIRGVNYSMSSACATSAHCIGHAMELIQLGKQDVVFAGGGEELDWSLTMMFDAMGALSTKYNETPDQASRTYDANRDGFVISGGGGMLVVEELEHALARGAKIYGEIVGYGATSDGYDMVAPSGEGAIRCMKMAMQDVDGVDYVNTHGTSTPVGDVKELGAIQEVFGGNSPAISATKAMTGHALGAAGVHEAIYSTLMLEHGFIAPSINVEQLDEAAEGLDIVTQARDAELTTVMSNSFGFGGTNATLVIKKYQA, from the coding sequence ATGAAACGAGTCGTCATCACCGGTATGGGTATTGTATCGAGTATCGGTAACAACGTTGAAGAAGTGCTTGCGTCGTTGAAAGCAGGGAAGTCAGGTATTACTGCATCAGAGCAGTTTAAAGAGCAAGGCCTGCGCTCTCAGGTTTGGGGTAGTCTGAAGATGAACCCAGCTGAGCATATCGACCGCAAAAAAATGCGCTTTATGGGTGATGCGGCTGCGTATGCGTACCTTTCTATGGAACAAGCGATCGCGGATTCTGGCCTAACGGAAGAGCAAGTGTCGAACGAGCGTACTGGTATTGTTGCTGGCTCAGGTGGTGCCTCTTCGCTAAACCAAGTCGCTGCTGTTGATATCTTGCGTGAAAAAGGTGTGAAGCGTGTGGGCCCTTACATGGTTCCTCGTACCATGGCGTCAACCGTTTCAGCTTGTTTGGCGACACCATTTAAGATCCGTGGCGTGAATTACTCAATGAGTTCAGCGTGTGCGACTTCAGCACACTGTATCGGTCATGCGATGGAGCTTATCCAGCTTGGTAAACAAGATGTGGTCTTTGCTGGTGGTGGTGAAGAGCTTGATTGGTCACTGACCATGATGTTTGACGCAATGGGCGCTCTATCAACGAAATACAACGAGACACCAGACCAAGCATCACGTACCTACGATGCGAACCGTGACGGTTTCGTTATCTCCGGCGGCGGCGGCATGCTAGTCGTTGAAGAGCTAGAGCACGCATTGGCTCGTGGCGCGAAAATCTATGGTGAAATTGTCGGCTACGGCGCAACGTCCGATGGCTACGACATGGTTGCACCGTCAGGTGAAGGTGCGATTCGCTGTATGAAGATGGCGATGCAAGACGTGGACGGTGTTGATTACGTAAATACTCACGGCACTTCAACACCAGTGGGTGATGTGAAAGAGCTTGGTGCGATTCAAGAAGTTTTTGGCGGTAATAGCCCTGCTATTTCAGCCACAAAGGCGATGACAGGTCATGCCCTGGGCGCGGCAGGTGTACATGAAGCGATCTACTCAACTCTGATGTTAGAGCACGGCTTTATTGCGCCAAGTATCAACGTTGAGCAACTTGATGAAGCGGCAGAAGGTCTCGATATTGTGACTCAAGCGCGCGATGCAGAGTTAACGACAGTGATGTCAAACAGCTTTGGTTTTGGTGGTACAAACGCCACGCTAGTGATCAAAAAATACCAAGCTTAA
- a CDS encoding 4-phosphoerythronate dehydrogenase, producing MKIIVDENMPYAEALFSQIGEVMLKPGRTLTADDLVDVDALMIRSVTKVNAELIAKANKLKFVGTATAGMDHVDQALLKERGIFFTAAPGCNKVGVAEYVFSVMMVLAQQQGFSVFDKTVGIVGAGQVGSYLADCLQGIGINVLINDPPKQQQGDNRTFTPLNELLEQADVITLHTPITRQGEHATHHLLDEKVLNILRGDQILINAARGPIVDNQALKARLEKGDGFTAALDVFEFEPEVDMDLLPSLAFATPHVAGYGLEGKARGTTMIFNAYCEFLGRSERAQASDLLPVAPTPEVTLDRAWDEATLHNLTQIIYDVRKDDSLFRREIVKPGAFDQMRKQYWDRREYSAVTLTGDETCNLAPLNKLGFQIEVRK from the coding sequence ATGAAGATCATTGTTGATGAAAATATGCCTTACGCCGAGGCACTATTTAGCCAAATTGGCGAGGTGATGTTAAAGCCTGGTCGAACCCTCACCGCAGATGACTTAGTTGACGTTGATGCACTGATGATACGTTCAGTGACCAAGGTTAATGCTGAACTGATTGCCAAGGCGAACAAGCTGAAGTTTGTCGGAACGGCGACTGCAGGCATGGATCATGTAGACCAAGCCCTACTGAAAGAACGTGGTATTTTCTTCACTGCTGCACCGGGTTGTAACAAGGTGGGTGTGGCAGAGTACGTGTTCAGCGTTATGATGGTACTGGCACAGCAACAAGGTTTTTCAGTATTTGATAAAACGGTGGGCATTGTTGGTGCAGGTCAGGTGGGTAGCTATTTAGCTGATTGCCTACAGGGCATTGGGATTAACGTTTTGATCAACGATCCTCCTAAACAACAACAAGGGGACAATCGAACCTTCACACCTCTAAACGAGCTGCTGGAACAAGCGGATGTGATTACTTTGCATACGCCAATCACACGACAAGGTGAGCACGCAACGCATCATCTGTTAGATGAAAAAGTGCTAAACATTTTGCGTGGCGATCAGATTTTGATCAATGCAGCGCGCGGCCCTATCGTCGATAACCAGGCGCTAAAAGCACGTCTCGAAAAGGGAGACGGTTTCACTGCAGCGTTGGATGTGTTTGAGTTTGAGCCAGAAGTCGATATGGATTTATTGCCTAGTCTTGCCTTTGCTACGCCGCACGTTGCAGGTTATGGTTTAGAAGGGAAGGCTCGTGGTACGACAATGATTTTTAACGCTTATTGTGAGTTCTTGGGTCGTAGCGAGCGAGCGCAAGCATCAGATCTATTGCCTGTCGCTCCAACACCGGAAGTGACACTCGATCGAGCCTGGGATGAAGCAACGCTGCACAATTTGACGCAAATCATCTATGATGTGCGCAAAGACGACAGCCTGTTCCGTCGTGAGATCGTCAAACCAGGCGCATTTGACCAAATGCGCAAGCAGTATTGGGACCGACGAGAATATAGTGCTGTCACCCTAACTGGGGATGAAACGTGCAATTTGGCACCGTTAAATAAATTAGGTTTTCAAATCGAGGTAAGAAAATGA
- a CDS encoding aspartate-semialdehyde dehydrogenase, with protein sequence MSQQFNVAVLGATGAVGETILEVLQERKFPVGEIFLLASERSAGKTYRFNGKSVVVQNVEEFDWSQAHIGLFSAGGELSEKWAPIAADSGVVVIDNTSHFRYDYDVPLVVPEVNPEAIAEFRNRNIIANPNCSTIQMLVALKPIHDAVGIERINVSTYQSVSGAGKAGIDELAGQTAHLLNGRPAEAEQFSQQIAFNCIPQIDKFMENGYTKEEMKMVWETQKIFNDPSITVNPTCVRVPVFYGHAEAVHLETRAPIDAQEVAQLLEQTEGVEVFHGEDFPTQVRDSGGKDHVMVGRIRNDISHHSGINLWVVADNVRKGAATNAVQIAEVLIRDYY encoded by the coding sequence ATGAGTCAACAATTCAACGTAGCTGTTCTAGGCGCAACGGGCGCAGTGGGTGAAACCATTCTAGAAGTGCTGCAAGAGCGTAAGTTTCCTGTTGGTGAAATTTTTCTTTTAGCGAGTGAGCGCAGCGCAGGCAAAACATACCGCTTTAATGGTAAGTCTGTGGTTGTGCAGAATGTAGAAGAGTTTGATTGGTCTCAAGCACACATTGGTCTTTTCTCTGCTGGTGGTGAGCTATCAGAAAAATGGGCGCCGATTGCAGCAGACTCTGGCGTTGTTGTTATCGATAATACGTCACACTTCCGCTACGACTACGATGTTCCGCTGGTGGTGCCAGAAGTGAACCCAGAAGCGATTGCTGAGTTTCGTAACCGCAACATTATTGCAAATCCTAACTGTTCAACCATACAAATGCTGGTGGCACTTAAGCCAATTCACGATGCCGTGGGTATTGAGCGTATCAACGTATCAACGTACCAATCGGTTTCAGGCGCAGGTAAAGCGGGTATTGACGAGCTAGCGGGTCAAACTGCGCACTTGTTAAATGGTCGTCCAGCTGAAGCGGAGCAATTCTCGCAGCAGATCGCGTTTAACTGTATTCCTCAGATCGATAAATTTATGGAAAACGGCTACACCAAAGAAGAGATGAAAATGGTGTGGGAAACGCAGAAGATCTTTAACGATCCGTCAATTACTGTGAACCCAACCTGCGTGCGTGTACCGGTATTTTATGGTCATGCTGAAGCGGTGCACCTAGAGACTCGTGCACCGATTGATGCACAAGAAGTCGCACAACTGCTAGAGCAGACTGAGGGTGTCGAAGTTTTCCACGGTGAAGACTTCCCTACGCAAGTTCGTGACTCAGGCGGTAAAGATCACGTTATGGTGGGTCGTATTCGTAATGACATCAGTCATCATAGTGGCATCAACTTGTGGGTTGTTGCTGACAACGTACGTAAAGGTGCGGCGACCAATGCCGTGCAAATTGCGGAAGTATTGATTCGCGATTATTACTAA
- the mnmC gene encoding bifunctional tRNA (5-methylaminomethyl-2-thiouridine)(34)-methyltransferase MnmD/FAD-dependent 5-carboxymethylaminomethyl-2-thiouridine(34) oxidoreductase MnmC, whose amino-acid sequence MTSITNAQLGWNEAGTPVSDHFDDVYFSNVNGLEETRYVFIEQNHLPTRWQTCEQRRFVVAETGFGTGLNFLATWQAFEQFRKAHPGSAVKELHFISFEKFPVKLDDLVKAHHAWPELAEYAKQLQTHYPIAVPECHRIVLADGSITLDLWFGDIKDCMPLVPTTSEGIVDAWFLDGFAPSKNPEMWNQTLFNGMANLAKSKATCATFTAAGFVRRGLIEAGFAMKKVKGFGTKREMLAGSFGERSLPGNSKPWFQYYGCAKPNETLDIAIIGGGIASATLAKSLTRRGATVTLYCKDELPAKAASGNRQGAVYPLLNGNHDGVSRVFAPAFLYARQFVEQMAQSIDFDHDWSGVTQLMWDNASKTKLSKMVQGQFSPELVHHLSTQQTDSTVGLPVEMESVHYPLGGWLSPAQLTRGIIEQLQSQDNFSARFNTLVSDIEKTACGWRLTTGEQSFNHQIVIIANGSDFNQIELTKALPLGQVKGQVSHIPTNEQLTGLKTVLCYDGYMTPVNPNNQYHCIGASYDRTNLDTQYDAQAQADNRQKLINCIPEQEWAESVDVSEGQARQGIRCVSRDHLPFVGNVAQLEGVKAQYSELQLTPEQHAPSLEVSEGLYCMLGLGSRGLSSAPLMAEVLASQIYNDPIPLPVDLLQAIHPARMWVRKLRKGKAINQ is encoded by the coding sequence ATGACATCTATCACCAACGCACAACTGGGCTGGAATGAAGCCGGCACCCCTGTTTCTGATCACTTTGACGACGTCTATTTTTCCAATGTTAACGGACTCGAAGAGACACGTTATGTTTTTATTGAACAGAATCATCTCCCAACAAGATGGCAAACATGTGAACAGCGACGTTTTGTCGTCGCAGAGACAGGCTTTGGTACCGGCCTCAACTTCCTGGCAACCTGGCAAGCGTTTGAGCAATTTCGTAAGGCTCACCCAGGCTCAGCGGTCAAAGAGCTACATTTTATTAGCTTTGAAAAGTTTCCCGTCAAGCTGGATGACCTGGTTAAAGCACACCATGCATGGCCTGAGCTAGCAGAATACGCAAAACAGCTTCAAACGCACTACCCTATCGCCGTACCTGAGTGTCACCGAATCGTGCTTGCCGATGGCAGCATCACTCTTGATTTATGGTTTGGCGACATTAAAGACTGCATGCCTCTGGTTCCTACCACCAGTGAAGGGATTGTTGACGCTTGGTTTTTAGATGGCTTTGCGCCAAGCAAAAACCCAGAGATGTGGAATCAAACCCTGTTCAATGGCATGGCAAACCTGGCTAAATCAAAAGCCACATGCGCTACCTTCACAGCTGCTGGGTTTGTTCGTCGCGGCCTGATTGAAGCGGGATTTGCCATGAAGAAAGTGAAGGGGTTTGGCACTAAACGTGAAATGCTTGCCGGGAGCTTTGGTGAACGCAGTCTACCAGGTAACAGCAAGCCTTGGTTTCAGTACTACGGCTGTGCAAAACCAAATGAAACTCTCGATATCGCAATTATTGGTGGAGGGATAGCGTCTGCCACGTTAGCTAAATCACTCACACGCCGTGGAGCCACTGTCACACTCTATTGTAAAGATGAGCTACCGGCAAAGGCTGCTTCTGGTAATCGACAAGGTGCAGTTTACCCGCTGCTTAACGGCAATCACGACGGTGTGTCTCGCGTATTTGCACCCGCGTTTCTCTATGCTCGTCAATTTGTCGAGCAAATGGCACAAAGCATCGACTTCGATCACGACTGGAGTGGCGTCACGCAATTGATGTGGGACAACGCCTCAAAAACGAAACTATCGAAAATGGTTCAAGGTCAGTTTAGCCCAGAGCTGGTTCATCACCTCAGTACTCAGCAAACGGACAGCACTGTTGGGCTCCCTGTTGAGATGGAGAGCGTCCACTACCCGCTTGGAGGATGGTTATCACCGGCACAATTAACACGAGGCATCATTGAGCAACTACAATCACAGGACAACTTCTCTGCTCGATTTAACACCCTAGTCAGTGATATAGAAAAGACCGCTTGTGGTTGGAGGCTCACAACCGGAGAACAGAGCTTTAATCATCAGATCGTCATCATAGCGAATGGCAGTGATTTTAACCAAATCGAACTCACCAAAGCGCTGCCACTTGGGCAAGTCAAAGGGCAAGTCAGCCACATTCCCACAAACGAGCAGCTAACCGGGCTAAAAACCGTACTTTGTTATGATGGCTACATGACGCCAGTCAATCCCAACAATCAGTATCACTGTATTGGAGCAAGCTATGACCGTACAAATCTAGACACCCAATATGACGCTCAGGCACAAGCAGACAATCGCCAAAAACTGATTAACTGCATACCCGAGCAAGAGTGGGCAGAAAGTGTCGATGTGAGTGAAGGGCAAGCCCGTCAGGGCATTCGCTGTGTCAGCCGCGATCACCTCCCCTTTGTCGGAAATGTGGCACAGTTAGAGGGCGTGAAGGCACAATATTCTGAGCTACAGCTGACGCCAGAACAACACGCACCGTCGCTCGAAGTGAGCGAGGGGCTATACTGCATGCTCGGGCTAGGCTCTCGGGGCCTAAGCTCTGCGCCTTTGATGGCTGAGGTGCTCGCTTCACAAATCTACAACGACCCGATTCCCCTACCCGTCGATCTATTGCAAGCCATTCATCCCGCAAGAATGTGGGTAAGAAAGCTGCGCAAAGGCAAAGCGATTAACCAATAA